In Pelagicoccus sp. SDUM812003, the sequence CGAAAGACGACGCCTGGCTACCGCATACTGGAGAAGTACGCCGTGGCCTGCGGAGGGGCCTGGAATCATCGCATCGGTCTCTTCGACCGAGTGATGCTCAAGGACAACCACATCGCCGCATTCGGTCCCGAGCCCAAAGCGGCCACAGTGGAAGCCGTTCGAAGATCGCGCCAAAAGCATCCGAAGATGCTGGTGGAGATGGAGGTCGACGCGCTCGAGCAAATCGAATACGCCCTAGCCGCCGAGGTCGATGTGATCATGCTGGACAACTTCGCCGACGAGGAACTGCATGAGGCGATCAAGCTGATAGGCGACCGGGCTTGCACCGAGGCCAGCGGCGGCATCACCATCGAGCGACTGCCTCGCATCGCTGGCATCGGCTTGGATTTCATTTCGACCGGGGCTCTCGTTCATCAAAGTTCATGGATCGACATCGGTCTGGATTGGGAATAAGGCACACCACGATGGACGACAAAGACGTGCAAATCATTCGCGAACTCCTGCTCGCGGAAGACGAATATGTTTCAGGCAGCCAACTCGCCGAGCTCATCGGCGTCTCTCGCGTATCCATTTGGTCATACATGGAAAAGCTGAAGGCGCAGGGCTTCGATTTCGAAGCGGTTCGCAGCAAGGGCTATCGCATGACCGGGCGCCCTTCCATCCTGAACCAGACCTTGATCCAAGCCCAGCTCACCCGCAAGGCCTCCGCCTTCACGGTCTTCGTGCACGACGAAATCGACAGCACCAATTCGGAGGCTGAGCGACTGCTCGCTCACGGACAGGAAGCCCCCTTTGTGGTGATCGCCCGCAAGCAAACGCTAGGGCGCGGCCGCCTGGGACGCGTTTGGCACAGCCCTTCCAATGGAAACGTCTATTCCAGCTTCGCCTTTCGGCCCTTCGTCTCACCCAGCCACATGTCGCTGTTCACCCTCTGGATGGGCCTGAACCTATGCGAATGCATCAACTCCCTCTATCGAATCAAATGCGGGGTGAAGTGGCCAAACGACATACACATCGACGGTCGGAAGGTGGCTGGCATCCTGACCGAGGCCCGCATGGAAGCCGACCAAGTGCGCGACGTAATCCTCGGGATAGGGCTCAACGCCAACAGCGACGGAAGCGACTGGCCTGAGGAGCTGAAAAACGTCGCCATCTCCCTCAGTCAAGCGACCGGAGAAACCATGGACGTGAACCGTCTCTTCGCCGCCATCACCGGCAGGATCGCTATCGCGTATCAACAGTTTCTTGACGGCGCCCACAAGGCCATCGCGAAGGAAAAATGGCCGCAGTTCGACACCTTGCGTGGCAAGACGATCAGCCTGATGCAAGGCGACAACCAGATCTCCGGCGTGGCTCGCGGCATCGATCTAACCGGTTCGCTCATCGTGGAGCGTGACGACGGCTCACGGTTTCTGGCGCGTGCTGGCGAAGTTACGCTGAAGAAGGAAAACGAGCCCTCGAGCTAGGCAGCCATTCCCTGAGGCGCATTCAGTTTCTCAATACGTACTTCGATATGAATTCGAATTCCTTGGTGTAGAAATCGACGCGACGCTCCTCGTCGATAAACCCATGACGTCCCCAGGAATCCACGACTAGCTCGCTCGTTTTCCCCGCCTTCAGAAGCGCCTTGTGCAAGGCTTTGGACTGGCCGACTTCCACTCGATCGTCGCTGGCACCGTGCACGAGCAGCACCGGCGCTTGAATCCGTTCCGCGTAAAAGATGGGCGAATACTTCTGATATTCCTTTTTGTTTCCCTTCAAGTCGCCGATCTCATCCTCCAAAAACCAGTCCCAACCATAGCGGTCGTCTCTCCGGCTGGCTAGCAATTGGCGATGCCAATCGTAGACTCCGGCGAAGCCGACCGAGCACCGAAAAAGCTCGGGGGCACGAGCCGCCGACTCCACCGCGATGTAGCCACCGAAACTGCCTCCACTGATGGCGATGCGTTTCGGGTCCGCGATCCCCTGCTCCATCGCCCACTTGGTGGCGTCGATCACGTCATCCACCGATCGTTCTAGGATGGATACAAAGCCATCTTGCAGCCAGAAGGCTCTACCTCTTCCGGACGACCCTCTGTAGTTGATATTCAATACAGCGATTCCGTTCTGGGCATAGAATTGGTTCCTCGCTCGAAAGCCCCATTTGTCTTGGGCGTGCGGTCCGCCGTGCGGATCGACGAGGAGAGGGACCCCTTTTTCCCGACCGGGCGGGAGCGTCAGGTAGCCGCGAATCTCCTGACCCTCTCGATTGACGAACGAGATCGGGCGCGTGCGCGCCAAATCGTAATTCGCCAGCCTGCTATTGATCTGCGCGATCCGCTTCACCTGACCGTCCTTCGTCAGCTCGAAATAGGTCCCGGGATCTATATCGCTCGCCGAGCGAAAGAAGATCGATTGGTTCACGCTGTTCACGCCGAGGAAGGAGACGTTCGCGCCCGGCAAGCTCGTTTCCAACTGCTCGGCCAACTGCTTCAGCCCCGCGTCGAACCACACCACCCGCGGCATCGGCTCGTCGATGCGAATCCCGTAAAGTCCCAAACTCGTCGGATCGGTCATGAAGCCGTCCACGGTCACGTCGCAAAGCTCGCTCTTGATAGGATCCCGCACCAGCTGCCCGCTCTCGAAATCGAACAGCTGCACGAATACCCGCTCGTCATCATGCACCTCTGCGAAAGCCGTGGCGCCCGCATCGAAGAAATGCCAGTCCTCGATCCGTCGCGACAACTCCAGTTCGACCCAATCCGAATCGTCTTCGCCAGACCGATACATCCAAGTCGACTCCCCTTCCTTTTCACCCAGGCATTTCACCACTCTCGGACGGCCCAGCGTATCCAAAAAGAAACGAATGCCGCGGCCAGGATTCTTCACACGGCTGACCAGCTCTCCAGTGATCACGTTCATGTAGCGAACATCCGGAAAACGGGTTCGGACCCGTCGATCAATCACCGCGCAGTACTCCGGATCGTGCGGCATGGTGTGCAGCACGCGGGGCAAGCGCTCCAGGCCGTCGTCCAGATTCCGGATGTCGTTGAACAGCGGCTCCGCGGAAAACACCCCGAGAATCCGATTCCCAGACAAACCCAGCTTCACTCCGATCAAGCGGTTCTCCGAAACCCAGCCCTGGCTGTAGATGTCCTGCCCGGGACCCGCAGCCAGACCGCGACTCTCCCCCTTCTCCAAATCCACGGTCATCAGGGAGCGGCGGCTCTTGTCCAAATACTCGCCGTAGCTCAAACAGCGCCCGCCTGGCGCCACCTGAAATCCGACCGTCTCCGGGTCACGAAAAAAGTCGTCGATCATCTCCGCCAATCGATCCTGACTCGGGGCGGCGAAACTGGAGACAACGAGGAAGAGCGCGAGGGTAACAAGAGGGGGTCGCATCCCTAAAAGTCAGCCGAGCAGCGCCGCAAAAACAAGCGCTGCGGCAAGCAATTTCGTCTGACCGTCAAGTGAGATCGCGAACCGAAGGGATTTCGTTTCAAGCTTCCAGCTTGGCCACTCGTAGTAGCTGGTGAACCCTTCGCTAGGACCTGCGGCCGATACCGCCGGTTTCGATCTTGATGGCTAACACCAACGCTCTCTTCTATGAAACTGCATCCAGAAATCACCCCGAAACTCGCTCGCTGGATCGAGCAGCAGAAACTGTTTTTCGTCGGATCCGCCCCCCTCTCGGCGGACGGACACATCAACCTGTCGCCGAAGGGTGGCGATTGTTTCCGCATTCTAGGCCCCAAGGAGGTCGCCTACCTCGACTACACCGGCAGCGGCGCCGAGACCATTGCTCACCTGCGGGAAAACGGGCGCATCGTTATCATGTTCTGCGCCTTCGAAGGCGGTCCGCAAATCGTGCGTCTCCACGGAACGGGTACGGCGCATCTACCGAGTGACGACTCGTTCCAATCGCTCGCCTCCCGCTTTCCCAGCAATCCGGGGATGCGCTCAATCATCCGCATCGAGGTCCAACGCGTCTCGGATTCCTGCGGCTACTCAGTCCCCTACTTCGACTATCAAGGCGAGCGCGACATCCTCGACAAATGGGCGAACGCCAAAGGCCGAGAAGGAGTGACGGCGTACCAAGCGGAAAAGAACCGCCTCAGCATCGACGGGCTCCCCGCTCTCGAACAGCCGAGCGAGCGTACCTGATTCCGAAGCTAGTCGCCCTGGCCGGACTGCAACCGCGGCCGCATCAAGCCTAGACGCGACCCAATCGCACGCTTAGCTCGTAGCGACCGTCCAGGCGCTTCACGACGCGTCCCTTCAGCTCCAGGGTCATCAAGCCGACGGACAGCGACGCCACCGGATGGTCCAGCATGCGGGATAGCGTTTCCAGATCGTAGGCCTCGCCTCCCGCCAGAACGTCGAGCAGCGCTTTCTGGTCTTCGTCCAAGGCGTCGTCCTGAGAAAACAAATCCTCCGACTCGGATTCGAGCTCCAAGGCTGGGGCCTGGCGCAGATGGTTCAACTCCTCCAACAGGTCGTCGATAGATTCCAGCAAGAGGGCCCCGTCGCGTATGAGCTGATGGCATCCACGGCTAGAGGCCTGATCGATCCTGCCCGGCACGGCGCAGACCAAGCGCCCCTGATCCGCCGCGAAGCGGGCCGTGATCATGGAACCGCCCGCCTCCTCGGACTCGATCACGACGACGGCGTGCGACATGCCGCTGACGAGTCGATTGCGCATGGGAAAGGTTTGCCGATCCGCCCGCCTGCCAAAAGGAAACTCGCTCACCACCGCCCCGCATCTCTGAACGTCCTTGTAGAGGTCGATGTTTTCCGGCGGATACACGATGTCGATCCCGTTCCCTAGTACGCACACCGTGCTGCCGTCTTCCGCCTCCAAGGCGCCGCGATGAGCGAAGGTATCGATGCCCCGAGCCATGCCGCTCACCACGCAGAACCCGATTTGAGCAAGATCGCGAGCGAAGCAGCGGGCCACCGACTGTCCGTACAGCGTGGTCTTCCTAGTGCCCACGATGGCTACGGACGGCTTCTTGAAATCGTAGTTTCCCTGTCGATACAAGCCGATAGGCGGATCATCGATCTCCTTCAACAGCGCGGGATAGTCACCGTCCTCACGGGTCACGAAATCGACTCCCCGCGATGCCGCCTGAGCCATCTCGCGCTGCAGATCGAAACGGTTTCTCCAATCGAGCAGAGACTCGACCGCCCGTTTCTGCAGCCCCTGCACCGAGGCCAAGGACGCCCGGTCCGCCTCGAGGACGCGACAGGGGTCGCCACCGAAGCGATGCAGCAAGCGATTGAGAGAGATGGGGCCAATAGCAGGCAGGCCGTTCAAGACCCAGTAGGCCTCTCGACGGGAGAGTGGGGATTCCATGACTCGCCACTATCAAGCGCCGGCGAGAGAAAGTCCAACAAGTCTGTAGTGCGGGCCGCGTGCTGGCCGTTTTTCATCGCCCAAACATCCGCAGCTCTTCCGTGCCAATAAACTGCCTGACAGGCCGCCACGAAGCAGTCGTCGGGACGCTGGGCCATCAGCCCTGCCGCCAACCCCGCCAGCAGATCGCCGCTTCCTCCGCGCGCCAGCACCGCATTGCCCGTCGGGCAAACGCAAGTGAGGTCGCCCCGAGAGACGCGGGTGCAGCTTCCTTTCTTGATCAAAACGAGTTTTCGGTCCTCGGCGTAG encodes:
- a CDS encoding biotin--[acetyl-CoA-carboxylase] ligase; the protein is MDDKDVQIIRELLLAEDEYVSGSQLAELIGVSRVSIWSYMEKLKAQGFDFEAVRSKGYRMTGRPSILNQTLIQAQLTRKASAFTVFVHDEIDSTNSEAERLLAHGQEAPFVVIARKQTLGRGRLGRVWHSPSNGNVYSSFAFRPFVSPSHMSLFTLWMGLNLCECINSLYRIKCGVKWPNDIHIDGRKVAGILTEARMEADQVRDVILGIGLNANSDGSDWPEELKNVAISLSQATGETMDVNRLFAAITGRIAIAYQQFLDGAHKAIAKEKWPQFDTLRGKTISLMQGDNQISGVARGIDLTGSLIVERDDGSRFLARAGEVTLKKENEPSS
- a CDS encoding prolyl oligopeptidase family serine peptidase, whose translation is MRPPLVTLALFLVVSSFAAPSQDRLAEMIDDFFRDPETVGFQVAPGGRCLSYGEYLDKSRRSLMTVDLEKGESRGLAAGPGQDIYSQGWVSENRLIGVKLGLSGNRILGVFSAEPLFNDIRNLDDGLERLPRVLHTMPHDPEYCAVIDRRVRTRFPDVRYMNVITGELVSRVKNPGRGIRFFLDTLGRPRVVKCLGEKEGESTWMYRSGEDDSDWVELELSRRIEDWHFFDAGATAFAEVHDDERVFVQLFDFESGQLVRDPIKSELCDVTVDGFMTDPTSLGLYGIRIDEPMPRVVWFDAGLKQLAEQLETSLPGANVSFLGVNSVNQSIFFRSASDIDPGTYFELTKDGQVKRIAQINSRLANYDLARTRPISFVNREGQEIRGYLTLPPGREKGVPLLVDPHGGPHAQDKWGFRARNQFYAQNGIAVLNINYRGSSGRGRAFWLQDGFVSILERSVDDVIDATKWAMEQGIADPKRIAISGGSFGGYIAVESAARAPELFRCSVGFAGVYDWHRQLLASRRDDRYGWDWFLEDEIGDLKGNKKEYQKYSPIFYAERIQAPVLLVHGASDDRVEVGQSKALHKALLKAGKTSELVVDSWGRHGFIDEERRVDFYTKEFEFISKYVLRN
- a CDS encoding pyridoxamine 5'-phosphate oxidase family protein, translating into MKLHPEITPKLARWIEQQKLFFVGSAPLSADGHINLSPKGGDCFRILGPKEVAYLDYTGSGAETIAHLRENGRIVIMFCAFEGGPQIVRLHGTGTAHLPSDDSFQSLASRFPSNPGMRSIIRIEVQRVSDSCGYSVPYFDYQGERDILDKWANAKGREGVTAYQAEKNRLSIDGLPALEQPSERT
- the dprA gene encoding DNA-processing protein DprA, which produces MESPLSRREAYWVLNGLPAIGPISLNRLLHRFGGDPCRVLEADRASLASVQGLQKRAVESLLDWRNRFDLQREMAQAASRGVDFVTREDGDYPALLKEIDDPPIGLYRQGNYDFKKPSVAIVGTRKTTLYGQSVARCFARDLAQIGFCVVSGMARGIDTFAHRGALEAEDGSTVCVLGNGIDIVYPPENIDLYKDVQRCGAVVSEFPFGRRADRQTFPMRNRLVSGMSHAVVVIESEEAGGSMITARFAADQGRLVCAVPGRIDQASSRGCHQLIRDGALLLESIDDLLEELNHLRQAPALELESESEDLFSQDDALDEDQKALLDVLAGGEAYDLETLSRMLDHPVASLSVGLMTLELKGRVVKRLDGRYELSVRLGRV